The Persephonella sp. IF05-L8 genome contains a region encoding:
- a CDS encoding AtpZ/AtpI family protein has protein sequence MPKKKGITQYFSIGTIGLHLVSGVVVGVLIGYYLDKFFNTSPWLTIIFFFFGLAAGFRNMYKDVQRYIVHGEDFENLEEKENLSDTTRTDSKKS, from the coding sequence ATGCCAAAGAAGAAAGGAATTACTCAATATTTTTCAATAGGAACTATAGGTCTTCATCTTGTATCAGGTGTTGTAGTTGGAGTTCTAATAGGATACTATCTTGATAAATTTTTCAATACATCTCCATGGCTTACTATCATATTTTTCTTTTTTGGTCTTGCTGCAGGTTTCAGGAATATGTATAAGGATGTCCAGCGATATATAGTTCATGGGGAGGATTTTGAAAATTTAGAAGAAAAAGAGAATTTATCAGATACTACCAGAACAGATAGCAAAAAATCTTGA
- the dapB gene encoding 4-hydroxy-tetrahydrodipicolinate reductase, whose product MVKVIISGILGRMGQRIAQLAFEDKNLEIVGGVESPDCVHSHDNVRDILGENIDAPIVSDLAKIIDKGDVIIDFAGNTEAVLGHVRLAAADKNKKAMVIGTTGWTEDQLKEIKELSKDIPIVLAPNMSIGVNLLFKLVQEAAKALKGKGYDIEVIEMHHRFKKDAPSGTAVKIVDILKQETGIKNVIYGREGIYENGRPDDEIAVFALRGGDVVGEHTVIFAGMGERIELTHKAGSRDIFAKGAVEAAKWIKDKPAGLYDMMDVLGLK is encoded by the coding sequence ATGGTAAAGGTTATAATTTCTGGAATACTTGGCAGAATGGGGCAGAGGATTGCCCAACTTGCATTTGAGGACAAAAATCTTGAGATAGTAGGTGGGGTTGAAAGCCCGGATTGTGTTCACTCCCATGATAATGTAAGGGACATACTGGGAGAAAATATAGATGCTCCTATTGTATCTGACCTTGCAAAAATCATTGATAAAGGTGATGTAATAATAGACTTTGCAGGAAATACAGAGGCTGTTTTAGGCCATGTAAGGTTAGCGGCAGCAGACAAAAATAAAAAAGCTATGGTCATAGGCACAACAGGCTGGACAGAAGACCAGCTAAAAGAAATTAAGGAGTTATCCAAAGATATTCCAATTGTTCTTGCTCCAAATATGAGTATTGGGGTTAATCTTTTATTTAAGCTGGTTCAGGAAGCTGCAAAGGCACTAAAAGGGAAAGGATACGATATAGAAGTTATTGAAATGCACCACAGGTTCAAAAAAGATGCTCCATCAGGAACAGCCGTTAAAATTGTGGATATTCTTAAGCAAGAAACAGGAATAAAAAATGTTATTTATGGCAGAGAAGGTATATATGAAAATGGTCGTCCTGATGATGAAATAGCTGTTTTTGCCCTTAGGGGTGGTGATGTTGTTGGCGAACATACTGTGATATTTGCTGGAATGGGGGAAAGAATAGAGCTTACCCATAAGGCAGGTTCAAGGGATATTTTTGCAAAAGGTGCAGTTGAAGCGGCTAAATGGATAAAAGATAAGCCTGCTGGTCTTTATGATATGATGGACGTTCTTGGGCTTAAGTAA